In Oscillospiraceae bacterium, the sequence GCAGTAACGGAATACATTTCAGCGTTTCGGGGTAGCGGCGAACTACCTCCTCAAAGTCTGATTCAATATTTTTTGAGCCAATAAGCGAACTAAGCAGATTTAATTCGATTTTAATGGCGTTAACATTGCGGCGCACTTTTTCAAAGTCCACATAGTAACCGTATGTAGAGATGCTGTTTTTGAACTCCGAAAACCATTTTTTGAAATCACGCATATTGAAAACCCCTTATTTTAAACGCTTGCAATCAGCAATTCCCTAACCTTGCCGCGTCCGGCAGCTACGGAATTGATTGCTCTGCTTGCTTCTATTCTTGAAATTGAATGTTTAGCATAAATATTGTCAAAAAACTCGTCAGCTTCATTTGTGTTTTTTGGGTCAGAGTTACTTGCAACGATATATGCTCCACGCTCACTCATTTTATCAATAAAGTTGGCGAGCTGCATTTGGTCATCATCATCAAAACCATCTTGTGCATAAGAAGTGAAACTGGCGGTTGTCGACAACGGACGATAAGGCGGGTCAAAGTAAGCGAATGTTTTATCGTCAATAAAATTTTCGGCGAGAGTATAGTCTCCGCAGACAATTTCAACATTTTGCAATGCTTGCGACACAGCAACTATATTGCTTTCATCACATATACTCGGCTTTTTGTAACTGCCCTGTGGAACATTGAACCCACCTTTGGAGTTTACGCGATATAGCCCGTTAAAGCAAGTGCGGTTTAGAAAGATGAACAGGGCTGCAATTTCTAATGATTGTTCGTCGCTTTTCTTAATGTCATTAAAGTTATTTCGTGCGTTATAATATAAAATCTTTTTCTGTTCTGTATCAGCCGTATGGTAGGCTTGCTCTAATTGTTTGAGAGCCGATACAAGTTCGTTTACGTTATCGCGAATGGTATTGTATGTGGCAAGCAATTCGCGGTTAATATCGCTTATATAAACAGCATCCAGCGAGTAATTGCTTAACACATCAAACAACACAGCGCCGCCACCGACAAACGGCTCGGCGTATTTTTTTATCGACACACCCAAATCGGCGGGATACTTTGCTCGTATCTCGCTCAAAATTTGCGATTTTCCACCCGCCCATTTTAGAAAGGGCTTTGCTTGCTGTTGTGTTTTCATAAGCTCATACCTCGCAATCTGATTGCACAAATCTACGAAATAATTATACCTCATAACGCTGAATTTTGCAATATGAATTTTTGCTTGGGAGATGTTTACTTTTGCCCCGATTTTGTCCATATAGATAGAGAGCCAAAATTTAATTCTTGGAGTGGGTTAATTTTTCGGCTTATTTTGTCCATATATATGAAAGCGAAAATATTTTGCTTACGCAGGTAGTAAAACAACACTTTCCTCGGCTATATAGTAGGAGGTTTTTTCGCAAACATTGGTAGTTGCCTTATCAGATTCCATTGAGAGTAGAGGGCGAAAGTTTTTGAAAATGTGTTTATAAAATGGGGTCGATTTTGACCGTTTATTGTCCATATATATGTAGCGTAAAAATTTTCTCCGTCAACACCCTATAAAACACTCTCTGCCACGGTTATATAGTAGAGGGAAAAATTTATTCGCCAAAGAGTTCCGTTTTAGGTGCTGTTTTTCTCCTATTAGTAAAGAACAAAATTTCTTTTTCAAAACACGTCCGATTTTCTTCAAATTTTGTCCTATGTATAGGGGGCGAATTTGCCCAGTTTTTGTCCATATAAGTAGAAGACAAAATATTTTTCATCAACACCACCCAAAAATCACTTTCCCACGGCTATGGCTATATAATAGAGAGTAAATTTTATTTGCCGAAAAGTTGCCAATTCGCTCCTCAGATTCCATTGATAGTAGGAGCTGAAATTGTTTTACATAATCAGGAACATTTAGTATGTGCCTGTGTCGTATAAAAATAGAGCCTTCGTTACATAGCAGCAAAGAAGTCCACAACGCCGTCCTTGAAAGGGACCGGCGTTTTT encodes:
- a CDS encoding DNA adenine methylase, which encodes MKTQQQAKPFLKWAGGKSQILSEIRAKYPADLGVSIKKYAEPFVGGGAVLFDVLSNYSLDAVYISDINRELLATYNTIRDNVNELVSALKQLEQAYHTADTEQKKILYYNARNNFNDIKKSDEQSLEIAALFIFLNRTCFNGLYRVNSKGGFNVPQGSYKKPSICDESNIVAVSQALQNVEIVCGDYTLAENFIDDKTFAYFDPPYRPLSTTASFTSYAQDGFDDDDQMQLANFIDKMSERGAYIVASNSDPKNTNEADEFFDNIYAKHSISRIEASRAINSVAAGRGKVRELLIASV